A single genomic interval of Amblyomma americanum isolate KBUSLIRL-KWMA chromosome 11, ASM5285725v1, whole genome shotgun sequence harbors:
- the LOC144111323 gene encoding uncharacterized protein LOC144111323, whose protein sequence is MASKDDTAAASRAQELWFRVTRDDDERGSCSESTRDSWWKLIRERYSEPSRHHHNLDHLNHMAELLAEYTDQLSNPRAVALALFFQYIEYDPKSQENEEQCIEAFRKFAEEARIPADSELYLSVTELIQLTKLHSTDEHKQEGMYGREDKHFFLDFDMCVLGSSPAEYKDYTEKVRQEYSFVPDAVYKSLRSKVLRSFLQIPNIFSTEPFRRKYEERAKNNIKAEIADLGT, encoded by the exons ATGGCCAGCAAAGACGATACGGCGGCGGCATCCCGTGCACAAGAGCTGTGGTTCAGGGTGACGCGGGACGACGACGAACGGGGCTCGTGCAGCGAGAGCACGCGCGACTCCTGGTGGAAGCTGATTCGCGAGCGGTACAGCGAACCCTCGCGGCACCACCACAACCTGGACCACCTGAACCACATGGCCGAGCTGCTGGCCGAGTACACCGACCAGCTCAGCAACCCCAGGGCCGTGGCGCTGGCGCTCTTCTTCCAGTa CATCGAATACGATCCCAAGTCCCAAGAAAACGAGGAGCAATGCATCGAAGCCTTCCGAAAATTCGCCGAGGAAGCCCGAATACCCGCG GATTCGGAGCTGTACCTGTCGGTGACGGAGCTGATCCAGCTGACCAAGCTGCACAGCACGGACGAGCACAAGCAGGAGGGCATGTATGGGCGGGAGGACAAGCACTTCTTCCTTGACTTCGACATGTGCGTGCTGGGGAGCAGCCCCGCCG AATACAAAGACTACACGGAGAAGGTGCGGCAAGAGTACAGCTTCGTTCCTGACGCTGTCTACAAGAGCCTTCGGTCAAAA GTCCTGCGGTCCTTTCTTCAGATCCCCAACATCTTCTCGACGGAGCCGTTCCGGAGAAAATACGAGGAACGTGCCAAGAACAACATTAAGGCAGAAATTGCTGACCTGGGCACGTAA
- the LOC144111271 gene encoding uncharacterized protein LOC144111271, which translates to MDHDYSALPVDVETSDGANDPWEVLVTNEQGDSSSQVDSMEVVQSSTCNTSHMRDKHEQELHLALRDVTPTSEEDILGKHLLDLKKEGIIWTGYAPSREAFVGLQLDLAAINVSFQTVCSSSPKGRLLFSSQRGYVVVKEDVPFKVVQNILKGCLFGRELKKVQESRSEQERGPDSSATHFEQKVVKRHKTKKKGCTAVMHVKHVEAYPQFKLNLSENCTKAERENASREALSQLKVALQEEASGKPVVRQHRFYIRMSDAESHHNHDIGADCAGSSLLVNPDVAKKIAQLVQEGVTSVKAIESYLKIYVRDVLFANKECPSSTRTDFYPTRVNIKNHVQRALRKYRSSSADHENVAAYVELLQDKAPATNCFFHVYQVETTEAHSPEQDKQQVVSGDSDVLKNGLHASYRDGLCLAAHDTERETLSEMEEDCDKLAENAAVSEMEDCEQLAENAAASEMENCEHHVAEDHASDLLKASQQTTHNIKSQIRAKVTQVLSSLCHVHDHTVLQQLLFLFTEASNLAQANVATSSGTDIRGSPAKGSSGIKHKKGTQASAAGMKMICL; encoded by the exons ATGGATCACG ACTACAGCGCACTGCCGGTCGACGTAGAAACCAGCGATGGTGCGAACGACCCTTGGGAAGTACTCGTTACGAATGAACAAG GCGACAGCTCCAGTCAGGTTGACAGCATGGAAGTGGTTCAAAGTAGTACATGCAATACTTCCCATATGCGTGATAAACATGAACAAG AACTGCACCTTGCCTTGAGGGATGTCACGCCAACATCCGAAGAAGATATTCTTGGAAAACATTTGTTGgatttaaaaaaagaaggaattataTGGACGGGATATGCACCATCTCGCGAGGCATTTGTGGGACTTCAGCTTGATCTCGCTGCCATCAATGTGTCTTTCCAAACTGTGTGCTCCAGCAGTCCAAAAG GGAGGCTTCTTTTCAGTAGCCAGCGTGGATATGTTGTCGTTAAGGAGGATGTGCCATTCAAGGTGGTGCAGAATATACTGAAAGGCTGCCTCTTTGGACGAGAGCTAAAGAAGGTGCAAGAGTCGAGAAGCGAGCAG GAAAGAGGACCAGACTCTTCAGCTACTCACTTCGAACAAAAAGTAGTTAAAcgtcacaaaacaaaaaagaagggctGCACAGCAGTGATGCATGTGAAGCATGTGGAGGCATACCCGCAGTTCAAG TTGAACCTCTCAGAGAACTGCACAAAGGCAGAACGTGAAAATGCTTCAAGGGAAGCACTGTCCCAACTTAAGGTGGCACTTCAAGAGGAGGCCAGTGGGAAACCCGTAGTTCGCCAGCATCGCTTCTATATCCGCATGTCTGATGCAGAAAGCCATCACAACCACGATATTGGTGCTGATTGTGCAGGCTCTTCTCTACTTGTAAATCCAGATGTGGCAAAAAAAATCGCACAGCTGGTGCAGGAGGGTGTGACCTCTGTCAAAGCGATAGAGAGTTACTTGAAAATTTACGTTAGAGACGTGCTGTTTGCCAACAAGGAATGTCCCTCATCTACACGTACGGATTTTTACCCTACCAGGGTAAATATAAAGAATCATGTCCAAAGGGCGCTTCGGAAATACCGATCCAGCTCTGCCGATCACGAAAATGTTGCCGCATACGTGGAGCTACTGCAGGACAAGGCACCAGCGACAAACTGTTTTTTTCATGTCTATCAGGTGGAAACTACTGAAGCTCACTCGCCAGAACAAGACAAGCAGCAAGTGGTATCAGGCGACAGTGATGTTCTTAAGAATGGTCTCCATGCATCCTACAGGGATGGACTCTGTTTGGCAGCCCACGATACCGAAAGGGAGACATTATCTGAAATGGAAGAGGACTGTGATAAATTGGCAGAAAACGCTGCTGTATCTGAAATGGAGGACTGTGAACAATTAGCAGAAAATGCTGCCGCATCTGAAATGGAGAACTGTGAACACCACGTTGCTGAGGACCATGCATCAGATTTGCTCAAGGCATCTCAGCAAACCACGCACAATATAAAGTCACAGATCAGAGCTAAGGTCACTCAAGTTCTCTCATCTCTTTGCCATGTGCATGACCACACAGTACTGCAACAGTTACTTTTCCTGTTCACTGAGGCCAGCAACCTTGCCCAGGCAAATGTAGCCACAAGCAGCGGAACTGACATCAGAGGCTCGCCCGCCAAGGGGAGCTCGGGAATCAAACATAAAAAAGGAACACAAGCGTCAGCAGCTGGAATGAAAATGATTTGTctgtga
- the LOC144111469 gene encoding sulfotransferase 1C2-like, translating into MYYSLYAYEEPLYLAQEGDIVLVSYPGSGVHWVQQMVQLILNSGQSAPNYAEFMGRTPVMELSGIKQGLDEEVVPSGPRTLRTHFQILRACGVPHSKAKYVYVARNPWDCCVSLYHRIKSSPKPASFAPRTFDDFFKIFVEGKFSFGEYFDHVLCGYNRREDHNVFFVTFEDLKADSEGVALKLAYFLGEEYGDALEDREVFANVCEKSSFEYMKEAYGLPVRVPDTSTTTESATASDIRLDGEFCRILRAGKVNDWKGHFTLDHRDRMRERIAEKTRGSNLMSLWKLESKYKCLTACS; encoded by the coding sequence ATGTACTACTCTCTCTACGCTTACGAAGAGCCGCTATACCTGGCCCAAGAAGGTGACATCGTTCTGGTTTCATACCCTGGCTCCGGTGTCCACTGGGTCCAGCAGATGGTCCAGCTGATCCTCAACTCCGGCCAGAGCGCCCCGAACTACGCCGAGTTCATGGGACGCACGCCTGTCATGGAGCTGTCTGGAATCAAGCAAGGCCTTGACGAGGAGGTCGTTCCATCGGGACCGAGGACACTGCGAACCCACTTCCAGATACTACGTGCCTGCGGCGTGCCGCACTCGAAGGCCAAGTACGTCTACGTAGCCCGCAACCCTTGGGACTGTTGCGTTTCCCTCTACCATCGGATCAAGAGTTCTCCGAAGCCCGCGTCGTTCGCGCCACGCACCTTCGACGACTTCTTTAAGATCTTCGTGGAGGGCAAGTTTAGCTTCGGCGAGTACTTCGATCACGTGTTGTGTGGATACAACCGCAGGGAGGACCACAACGTCTTCTTCGTCACCTTCGAGGACCTGAAAGCGGACAGTGAGGGCGTCGCGTTGAAGCTGGCTTATTTCCTGGGAGAGGAGTACGGAGACGCGCTCGAAGACCGGGAGGTGTTTGCGAATGTCTGCGAGAAGTCCAGTTTCGAGTACATGAAAGAGGCTTACGGTCTCCCGGTACGTGTTCCTGACACGTCGACGACCACAGAAAGTGCCACTGCGTCTGATATTCGGCTCGACGGCGAGTTCTGCCGCATTCTCCGCGCAGGCAAAGTGAACGACTGGAAAGGGCACTTCACCCTGGACCACCGAGACAGGATGCGGGAGAGGATAGCAGAGAAGACCAGGGGGTCAAACCTGATGAGCCTGTGGAAGCTGGAGTCCAAGTACAAGTGCCTGACGGCGTGTTCTTGA